One window of Burkholderia cepacia GG4 genomic DNA carries:
- a CDS encoding H-NS family nucleoid-associated regulatory protein, which produces MSVSKTYAQLVVELAELDEEIERARARERIEAIAKVHALMDTYAIKHRDLVGRNGRRGSYVVKALPVRYRDPASGKEWSGRGNAPLWIRGKDRRQFVVCKPPSIGKKTRRG; this is translated from the coding sequence ATGAGCGTGAGCAAGACCTACGCGCAGCTCGTTGTGGAGCTGGCCGAACTGGACGAGGAAATCGAGCGTGCCCGCGCCCGCGAACGCATCGAAGCGATCGCGAAGGTTCACGCGCTGATGGACACCTATGCGATCAAGCATCGCGACCTGGTCGGCCGTAACGGCCGCCGGGGCTCGTACGTCGTGAAAGCCCTGCCGGTGCGCTATCGCGATCCGGCGAGCGGCAAGGAATGGAGCGGGCGCGGCAACGCGCCGCTCTGGATCCGGGGCAAGGACCGCCGTCAGTTCGTCGTATGCAAGCCCCCGTCGATCGGCAAGAAGACCAGAAGGGGTTGA